The DNA segment GCAAGGTTATCTGCGTCATTGGCTCCAAAACTTACACGGGGCATGTGAGTCATCTTTTCGGGTAATAAATTAGTATAAATTTTGGAGGGAAAATATGAGAGATGCTTCTTATAAATGGCTGCCGTTTATAGACTTGGAAAAATGTAACGGCTGCGGAAAGTGTGTTGAAGTATGTACTCCGAAATGTCTCAAGCTGGTGAACGATGATTTTGCTCTTCTCTTCCGGGCGAACAGGTGTGATAGTGAAGGGAATTGTATCGAACCCTGCCGCGAGGAAGCGATTCGTATGGAATGGATAGAAATGGCGGGAGATCACAGCACGGGATTGTGGAAGACGGTTTTGGCATTGCGGTCTAATTTTAATGAGTGGATTTGCTCGTATTATGCCAACGGAATTTATTCTATATAAGCGCTGCGGACGGTAATACTTCTCTTCCGGGAACCCCGCTGGCCGGATTCGGTCACTGGAATTTTACATAGCAACCACGGTCCGATTAATATTATGGTAAGCAAGACGAAAGAGGCGGTTAAGCAGCTCCTTAAGGAGCATAACACGATGAGTCTCGCGACCTTGTGCCGGAATTTCCCTTGTGCGGCGTCCCTTTTCTATGCGAGCGACGGGTTTGTCCTTTACTTTCTTTCAAGGCCGGAGTCGCGGCATGTGATTAATATTCTTCTGAATCCGAATGTTGCGGCGACGATAAATAAGGACTACCTGGAATGGAGGAATATAACGGGTCTCCAGATAGTGGGGAAAGCCTCCAGGGTTCCGCCCGAAGAGACTGAGCCGGCAAGAAGGGTATATGAAAGAAAGTACCCCTTTCTGAATGAAATGCTTATTAACGAGAAATCTTTAATTAATGCGGCGGAGGTTGATTTATTTAAAGTCGTACCTGAGAGGATAAGGATTATTGACAATAAGGTATATTTCGGACATAAGGCGGAACTTCAGTTGTAGTTTGGTCTCTATGGGCCGTGAATATCATTTCTTTCGCCGCAGCCCCCGACATATCCTATCCATTACTGTTTGTACTTTAATACGGGAAGTCCCATTTCTTTAATCATTTGAATATCTTTTGACGGGAGATTGCCCTTTGTTGTAAGGTAGTCCCCGGTTATGAGCGCATTGGCGCCTGCGAACAGGGCCCAGGGCTGGTAATCTTGCAGGACCGACTCCCTTCCTCCCGCGCATAGGAGGATGCTTCCCGGCAGTATAATCCTGAATATCGCTATGTATTTTAATGCTTCAAGCGGGTGAAGCGGCGCTCTTCCCCCTAGCGGTGTACCCTGTCTTGGGTTAAGCAGATTGACGGGAATAACCTCGGGTTCAAGCTCCCTGAGCTCAAATGCGAGTTCGAGTCTTTGCTCGCCGGTTTCTCCCACGCCCAATATACCGCCGCAGCAAAGCTCCATACCGTGTTGTTTTACAAGCCGTGCCGTTCGAAGACGGTCTTCGTATCTGTGAGTGCTGCATATCCGGGGGAAATAGCTTCGCGAGGTCTCGAGATTATGGTTGTAGCGTTTTACCCCGGCTTCGGCGAGAAGAGCCGCCTGCTCCTCGCTCAGGAGTCCTAGAGAACATCCCACGCTCAAATTTGTATGGGCTCTTATCAGACGGACGGACTCAAGGACTTTATTGAAAGTTCTTTTGTTAGGCCCTCTGCCGCTGGTTACGACGCAGAATTCGGAAGCGCCCGAGGTTTCCGCCTTCCTTGCGGATTCGAGTATCTTTTCGGGTTCAATCCATTGTTGGGCTTCCAAAGGGGACTCACTGTAAATCGACTGTGAGCAAAAGGAGCAGT comes from the Deltaproteobacteria bacterium genome and includes:
- a CDS encoding 4Fe-4S binding protein — encoded protein: MRDASYKWLPFIDLEKCNGCGKCVEVCTPKCLKLVNDDFALLFRANRCDSEGNCIEPCREEAIRMEWIEMAGDHSTGLWKTVLALRSNFNEWICSYYANGIYSI
- a CDS encoding pyridoxamine 5'-phosphate oxidase family protein — encoded protein: MVSKTKEAVKQLLKEHNTMSLATLCRNFPCAASLFYASDGFVLYFLSRPESRHVINILLNPNVAATINKDYLEWRNITGLQIVGKASRVPPEETEPARRVYERKYPFLNEMLINEKSLINAAEVDLFKVVPERIRIIDNKVYFGHKAELQL
- the bioB gene encoding biotin synthase BioB — protein: MNTDILHRVREKLIDNNENITLEEARELALIRNKEQLLETIFTSSKVTEKYHPSGIYLCSIISARTGACPEDCSFCSQSIYSESPLEAQQWIEPEKILESARKAETSGASEFCVVTSGRGPNKRTFNKVLESVRLIRAHTNLSVGCSLGLLSEEQAALLAEAGVKRYNHNLETSRSYFPRICSTHRYEDRLRTARLVKQHGMELCCGGILGVGETGEQRLELAFELRELEPEVIPVNLLNPRQGTPLGGRAPLHPLEALKYIAIFRIILPGSILLCAGGRESVLQDYQPWALFAGANALITGDYLTTKGNLPSKDIQMIKEMGLPVLKYKQ